The genome window ACCGCCGTTATTGGTCATCTCGACAGCCCCGTTTATCTTGGCGGCGTTGCCGTAGGCACTACGGCTACCAGCTTTGTTTTTATGTTGCTGCTTTTCTTACGAATGAGTACCACCGGGCTGACCGCACAGGCGTTTGGCGCCAACGATAAGCAGGCACTGGCTCGCGCCCTGATACAACCCTTATTCATTGCCATTATCGCCGGGATAATGTTTATCCTGCTGCGTGGGCCGCTAAGCGCTCTGGCGGCGCAGTTGGTTGGCGGCAGTCCGGCGGTGCTGGAACAGGCTCAGCGCTTTATTCATATTCGCTGGCTCAGCGCGCCTGCAACGCTGGCAAACCTGGTAATACTTGGCTGGCTGCTTGGCGTCCAGTATGCGCGCGCGCCTGTTATTCTGCTGATTGTCGGCAATTTGGTTAATATTTTGCTGGATTTGTGGTTTGTTATCGGCCTTGGCTGGGGCGTGACTGGAGCGGCGGCGGCTACCGCAATTGCAGAAGCGATAACGCTGTTGGTGGGGCTGGGTCTGGTATGGCATGTGCTGCGCCTGCGTCAGATCACCTTTGCGCACCTGAAAAATGGACTGAAAGGCGATGCGCGCCGGTTACTGCGGCTGAACCGCGACATTATGCTGCGTTCGCTATTGCTGCAGCTGTGTTTTGCCTCGGTGACGATTCTGGGTGCGCGCATGGGCAGCGAGGTCGTGGCGGTCAACGCGGTATTGCTGATGTTCCTCTCCTTTACCGCTTATGCGCTGGATGGCTTTGCCTATGCGGTTGAGGCGGTTTCAGGCGAGGCTTTTGGCGCACGCAACAGCGCTAAGCTACGTCAGGTATGGATTGCAGCCTGTCGTCAGGCGGGGCTGGTAGCGCTGTTATTTGCCGTGGGATATGCCCTTTGGGGCAGGGAGATTGTTTCGCTGCTTACCTCTCTGCCCCAGCTGCAAGTGCTGGCGGATCGCTATTTACCGTGGCAAATGCTGTTACCCGTTGTGGGCGTCTGGTGCTATCTGCTGGATGGCATGTTTATTGGCGCAACGCGTGGACGAGAAATGCGCAACAGCATGGCGCTGGCGGCGTTGGGGTTTGGCCTGACGCTGTTAACTGTTCCGCAACTGGGCAATCATGGTCTCTGGCTGGCTGTCACCGTTTTTTTACTGCTACGTGGGTTAACGCTGGGGTGGGTATGGCATCGTTACCAGCGACGGGGCGACTGGTTCACCCTTTGAAACATTTCTTACGGTTACGCTTATTAACTGAATTCGCTGGCTTTTCAGCATAATTGACGGCTCCTGGGACGTTTTTAAAGCGCATGCCCCGCTGTTTAACAGCAAAATCATGTGGTTCTACTACTATTAAAAGTGTCAAACACAGGGAATCAGCGTTTTTACCGAAGATAATTCCGCTGATAGCCAAAAGCTGTTAACACCCAAGGTAGAGGACAAAACGATGAACAGAGACGAAGCCGGCGGTAACTGGAAACAGTTTAAAGGTAAAATGAAGGAAAAATGGGGCAAGCTGACCGATGATGACATGACCGTTATTGAAGGTAAACGCGATCAGCTGGTCGGTAAAATTCAGGAACGCTACGGCTATGCAAAAGACGAAGCGGAAAAAGAAGTAAGCGATTGGGAAACCAATAACCGCGACCATCGCTGGTAAGCGCTTTTTTCAGGATGATGCTCCCACCCGCAGGCACATGGAATGTGCCATCCATTCCACTTTCCCGCCACAAGTTTGTGCCTCGTTATCGCCCGCGTTTTTTCTCGGTTACGCTGTGATCGTGCGTACAGTTTTCCGGATGCTGACAGTTTTCCACATCTTTACAGCCAGCACACAGCCCGTGAGCTTCAATCACGCTATTACGTAGCGAAAAGCCGCTCTGCTGAGAGAGCAACTGGAGAACGGTTTCCACTCCCTGCGCATGTTGTTCGCTGACGGTACCGCAGCGATCGCAAATCAACATCGCTGAAGTATGTCGAGGTTCCTCAAAATGATGACAAACCACGTAGCTGTTATTGGATTCAACGCGGTGAATAAACCCCTGCTCCAGTAGAAAATCGAGCGCACGATAAATAGTGGGCGGCTTGGCCTGTGGCTCAGAGGCGCGTAGCAGATCGAGCAGATCATAGGCGCTGATAGCTGTGTTTTGTTCAGCCATCAGACGCAACACCTCCAGACGCTGCGGCGTCAGGCGCACGTTGCGTTGCAGACAAATTTTTTCAGCCTGCGACAGAATCTGTTGTGAAGGTGATACGCTCATAATCTTTCTCCGGGCGATTGAAATGTTATTTTATCACACGGGTGTTAACAGACAAAATGATTGCCAAATCGCCAACAGCGTTATTCATCGGCTGCTTACCAGACAAACATTAGCTGGATAAAAGAGTACCCTTTCAAGTCGGTACAATGAGTCCGCCGCTTATAATTTGCTTTAGCCCACTTTATTCTTTCTTTAGCTGTAAACAGCCAGGTGCCTTTCTGATTTGACGCCTGAAAGGTATCTAAAAGCGCCAAAAAAACATAGATCTCCGCTACAGCGGGCTAACAACAGCCTGATAATCCTGGCGACTGCGTTAGCTTTTTTGGTGGCATCTAAAAAAGCGCTGTTTCCAGTTTGCAGTAGGAAAAAGATCCAGCTAATGTTCAATCAGGCTTAATAACTGCAGAAAAGCTAAACTGCTAATAATTCTAAAAGACAAATTAAGCTACTGATTGCTCAAAAAAGCAGCAATCCTCTGATAAGCCGGGGAAAAAGGCCTGAGTTCAGGTTAATAAAACAGGCAATTACTGGTCATCATTCATCCAGCGATTTCCTTCTTACTTTCAGCTTATTTGGGTGGCGTCTGATAATGACAAAGAAAAACATTCATTCCTTGAAGCTTTCTCCTGCGGCGGTATTAGTGCCGTTAATCTTTACCTCTTTTTCTTCCCTGGCGGCTGGCAGTTACTTTGATGCCCGTAATGATGCGATGGGCGGTACCGGCGTTGCCTCATCCAACTACACGACCGCACCGCTAACTAACCCGGCGCTGCTTACCAAAGGCCGTGCGGAAGATAACGTAAGCGTTATCCTGCCATCTGTTGGGGTGCAGATCAGCGATAAAGACAAGATGGTCGATAAGATCGATGATGTGACCGATACCGTTGATCGCTACCAAAATGTCTTTGATGATTTTGACGCGGGGGATCTGCTGACGGATCCTGCAGGCGCGCTTGATGTGATCAACAATGTGCGTTCCGCCTCTGGTGATTTGGCCAATCAACTGCGCGACCTGCGTGGTAATAAAGCTGACGGCTCAGCCGGTGCCGCTATTGTAGTTGCGGTGCCTAATGAAACGTTGCCGTTTGCCTTCGTGGCGAAAGCCTACGGCACGGTACATCTGCATACTGATGTGGCACAAAGCGATATCGACTATCTTGACGCTGTAGCCAATGGTACACGCTTTCCTCAGGCGGGCGATCAGTATCTGCTGCGTTCCAGCGCCACCGGCGTGGCGGCGATTGTTGCGGATTACGGCATTGCGGTAGCGCATGAGTTTAAAATCGGCGAGCAGGCAGTCTCGGTAGGTATTACGCCAAAGCTGCAGCAAACTCGCCTGTATAACTATCGCGCCTCGGTTTATAACTTCGATAAAGATAAAGTCACTGACAGCGAGTACCGTACCAACGATACCGGCTTTAACCTGGATGCCGGTCTCTCTACCGACGTGGGCGAGAACTGGACCTTTGGTCTGAGTGCGCAAAACCTGATTTCACGCGATATTGAGACGAAAGAGGTAAACGGCTATCGCGATACTTACCAGATTCGCCCGCTGGTGACTGCCGGTGCAGCCTGGCATACCGAAAAGCTGACTGCCAGCCTGGATGTGGATGCTACCCGTACCAAACGCTTTAAATCCCAGGCTGATAGCCAGTACGCGGGCGTCGGGGTGGAGTATCGCGTTCTTGACTGGTTGCAGCTGCGCGGCGGCTATCATGCCGATATGAAGTCTAACGACGTCAATGTCGTCAGTGCAGGTTTTGGTATTTCGCCGTTTAATAACCGTGTTCACCTTGATCTTGCCGGTTCCGTAGGGGAAGACGATACCTGGGGCGCGATGGCGCAGCTGGGCTTCTCTTTCTGATAAAACCAAACGAGCCGCGTCGGAAACGGCGCGGCTGGCTGAGAAGGCAGGGCTGTGCTTTAAGGCAACCCTGACTTTATCTGCTACGCTCTGAAACACATTATATTCCCGCCTTTTAACGCCTTGATTATTGCTGAATAAAATTAACGTAAGCAGTTATCGGAAAGTGCGTCAGCCTGCCAGCGGTAAAAAAACCACTGCCAGAATAGAGATCAGGGCGGGGAATTATCAGCCCGAAAAAAATCAAAATCTGAAACTTACCTCTTATCTTATGAACCCTGTGACCTGGTATGAAGGTAAATATGCCACGATGGTAGGTTATCTATCACAGTGGAAAAAACCTATTCTGCCGGTGGGGATAAGCTTAATTCCGATACCTAAGTAAATAAAAGGCGACCTGGTTTAATTGCAAAAATCGTCTGAGGCAGCAGCCATTTTGTAAGGCTCTCAATAACAGGAGCTTTAATATATCTAACGGTCTGTTATTTCCCGTCGCGTACGAAAGGCTATTTTTTCTCGTTGCGATAATATCCGTGACACTGGAAAGCAGAGTTGCAGGCCGTGCACTGACTCTGCGCTATGTTATAATAGGCTATCTTTTATTCTACTCTTTCCTCCGTGCCTGCTGCAGACTGGCAGGGAACGGAAACATCAAAAAGTTAAAAAATGCCTCAAAATTCAGAAATATCAACGGCTCTGCCCGACAGCGTCGCTAAAAACAGCGCTCTTTTCTCCTCCCAGCGTTTTTCTATCGCGCCGATGCTCGACTGGACCGATCGTCACTGCCGTTATTTTCATCGTCAGCTGACGCGTAATACGCTGCTCTATACCGAAATGGTTACCACCGGCGCCATTATTCATGGCAAAGGCGACTATCTGGCCTATAACGAGGCAGAACATCCGGTTGCCCTGCAACTGGGCGGCAGCGATCCGGCGGCGCTGGCGCAGTGCGCGCAACTGGCGCAGGCGCGCGGCTACGACGAGATCAACCTGAACGTGGGTTGTCCTTCCGATCGCGTGCAGAACGGACGCTTCGGTGCCTGTTTGATGGGGGAGGCGGCGCTGGTTGCCGATTGTATTAAGGCGATGCGTGACGTGGTTTCTATCCCGGTCACGGTTAAAACCCGCATCGGTATTGACGATCGGGATAGCTATGAATTTCTCTGCGATTTTATCGGCACGGTAGCCCAGCAGGGCGGCTGCGATACTTTTATTATCCATGCGCGCAAAGCCTGGCTCTCTGGCCTTAGCCCGAAAGAGAACCGTGAAATTCCTCCGCTTGATTACCCGCGCGTGTATCAGCTCAAGCGTGACTTCCCCGGGCTAACAATGGCAATTAACGGCGGCGTGAAAACGCTGGAGGAAGCGCAGGAGCATTTACGTCATCTGGATGGCGTAATGATGGGGCGCGAAGCCTATCAGAACCCCGGTCTGCTGGCGCAGGTCGATCGCGTACTGTTTGGCAGCACCGCGCCGGATGCCGATCCGGTTGCTGTGGTCCGCGCCATGTATCCTTATATTGAGCACGAACTGGCGCAGGGAACTTATCTGGGTCATGTTACGCGCCATATGCTGGGTCTGTTCCAGGGGATTCCCGGCGCGCGACAGTGGCGTCGTTATTTAAGCGAGAATGCGCATAAGCCCGGAGCAGGGATAGAGGTCGTTGAAAAAGCGCTGTCGCTGGTCGCAGATAAGATGACCGCCGAGGTCTGATTTGTTTTGCTTATGTTAAAACCCGTGCGGCTGCCGTACGGGCTTTTTATTTCCACGCTTACGCGTGCTATCAGAATAAGACCTTTAGTGTGCTAATTATCAATAAGTTAGCTATATAAATACGACTAATATGAGGCATAGATCACAGAGTGACATTTTGCTTCGTTATTTTTCGCAATTAAACATATTTTTTACTTATGAATTCTGCGAGACTATTTCTCGTTGAGTCGAAACACATTATCGTTGCTGTACCCTACAACAGTGCGAACTAAAAAAAGCAAAAGGGCTTCCTTCGGGAAGCCCTTATTGTTTGTACTTCCGGCGGCTCAGGGGATCAGCAGGCTGGAACCTTGCGTTGCGCGGTTTTCCAGCTGCGTATGCGCGCGCTGCGCCTCGCGTAAGGGGAAGCGCTGGCTTTCCGGAACGTCCACCTTAATCGCGCCGCTGGCAAGCATCGAAAACAGATCGTTACTGGCGCGCTGCAGCTCATCCCGCGTGGTGATATAACCGTTAAGTGAAGGGCGCGTCAGGTAAAGCGACCCTTTCTGGTTCAGAATCGCCAGGTTAACGCCGGTCACCGGACCGGATGCATTACCGAAACTGACCATCAGGCCACGTCGCTGCAGGCAGTTAAGCGAGGCTTCCCAGGTTGCCTTGCCTACCGAATCGTAAACCACGCGTACCTTCTTACCATCGGTCAGCTCGCTAACGCGCTGCGCGATATCCTCTTCACGATAGTTGATTGTTGCCCAGGCCCCGCGATCTTTAGCCAGCCGCGCTTTTTCCGCAGAGCCAACCGTCCCGATCAAATGCGCGCCCAGCGCCTTTGCCCACTGACAGGCGATCAGTCCTACACCGCCAGCCGCTGCGTGAAACAGAAAGATCTCATCTGCCTGCACTTCATACGTTTGCCGTAGCAGATAGTGTACGGTAAGCCCCTTCAGAAACGAGGCCGCCGCTTGTTCAAAAGAGATGGCATCAGGCAACAGCGCAATCTTATCCTGATGCACATTATGAATTTCACTGTAGGCGCCCAGCGCAGACTGTGCGTAAACCACGCGATCGCCGGGCTTGATCGCCGTAACCCTGTTGCCAACTTTTGTTACCATGCCTGCGGCTTCGGTGCCGATACCGGAAGGCAGCTCAGGCACAGGATAAAGTCCGGAGCGTACGTAGGTATCGATATAATTGATGCCGATAGCTTTGTTCTCTACCTGCACTTCATCGTCATCAGGGTCGGAGGGATTGAAGTCGATCCATTGCAGCGTTTCCGGGCCGCCATACTGGGCGATTTGAATACGTTTTGCCATTACCACTCCTGCTGGTTTCCAGTTACGACATGACGTCAAGCAGGCGAAAAACGGGTATACTTGCGCGTCACTCACACACTCGGTATTGCATTCACTATGGCAGGAAATAAACCCACCAACAAATCCAACGAGGTTCGCGATCGCCAGGTAGAAGGGCTGAAATTGCCGCCCCATTCGCTGGAAGCGGAGCAGTCGGTGCTGGGCGGGTTGATGCTGGACAACGAGCGCTGGGATAACGTCTCAGAGCGCGTGGTGGCCGAAGACTTCTACAGTCGCCCTCATCGTCTGATATTCAGTGAAATGCAGCGGCTACTGGAAGCCAGCCAGCCCATCGACCTGATTACGCTTTCTGATTCGCTGGAGCAGCGCGGCGAGCTGGATATGGTCGGCGGCTTCGCCTATCTGGCGGAGCTGTCAAAAAATACCCCCAGCGCGGCAAACATCAATGCCTACGCCGATATTGTTCGCGAGCGAGCGGTGGTGCGCGAAATGATCGCGGTAGCGAACCAGATCGCCGATGCCGGTTATGATCCGCAGGGGCGCAGCAGCGAAGATCTGCTGGATTTCGCTGAGTCGAACGTCTTTAAAATCGCCGAACAGCGCGCGAATAAAGATGAAGGCCCGAAAAATATTGAGCAGATTCTTGAAGCGACCGTTTCACGCATCGAGTCGCTGTATCAGAAGCCGCATGACGGCGTAACCGGCGTAGATACCGGTTATCAGGATCTCAATAAAAAAACCGCCGGTTTGCAGGGTTCCGACCTGATTATCGTGGCGGCGCGTCCGTCAATGGGTAAAACCACCTTCGCCATGAACCTGTGCGAAAACGCCGCGATGCTGCATGAAAAACCGGTGTTGATCTTCAGCCTGGAGATGCCCAGCGAGCAGATTATGATGCGTATGCTGGCGTCGCTGTCACGCGTCGACCAGACACGCATTCGTACCGGCCAGCTGGATGATGAGGACTGGGCGCGTATTTCCGGCACCATGGGCATCCTGCTGGAGAAAAAGAACATCTATATTGATGACTCCTCTGGCCTGACGCCAACGGAAGTGCGCTCGCGTGCGCGACGCATATTCCGTGAGAATAACGGCTTAAGCCTGATTATGATCGATTACCTGCAGCTGATGCGCGTACCGTCACTTTCTGACAACCGTACGCTGGAGATCGCTGAGATTTCCCGCTCGCTGAAGGCGCTGGCAAAGGAGCTGAATGTGCCGGTGGTGGCGCTGTCGCAGCTTAACCGCTCGCTGGAACAGCGCGCGGATAAACGTCCGGTAAACTCCGATCTGCGTGAATCTGGCTCGATCGAGCAGGATGCTGACCTGATCATGTTTATCTATCGTGATGAGGTTTACCACGAGAACAGCGATATGAAAGGGATCGCTGAGATCATTATCGGTAAACAGCGTAACGGTCCGATCGGCACGGTACGTCTGACCTTTAATGGTCAGTGGTCGCGTTTTGACAACTATGCCGGGCCGCAATACGATGACGAATAGCATGCACGTTTTGTGCATCTCATTGGGTCATCAAAAAATTGTGTTGGACATTTGCCGCTTAATTGCGCTTATCTGTAACGATTTAAGCGCTAAGAGCGGCAAACCAAGATGGCACAGCTTGACGATTACGATCTGAAAATTCTGACCTTACTCCAGGCCAACGGACGCTTAACCAATCAGGAACTGAGCGACCTGGTCGGCCTGTCCGCCTCGCAGTGTTCCCGCCGCCGCATCATCCTTGAGCAGGGAAATCTTATTCTGGGCTACCATGCGCGCGTCTCACCTGACGCCGTTGGGTTGGGTATGATTGGCCTGATTGAGGTGCGCCTGATTAATCACACTTCCGATTACGTAGAGAGCTTTCACCGCATGGTGGCAGAGCAAAGCGCCATTGTGGACGCTTATAAAACCACTGGCGATGCGGATTATCTCCTGAAGGTAGCCGTTAACAGCCTGGCTGAGCTAAGCGCATTAATCAGCGAGCTGGTGGCGGGGCATCGCAGCGTATCGCACGTTAAAACCTCTGTGGTGCTAAACCGGCTGAAAGAGAACGGTCTGACCATTGCCGCGCCCGCGCCGCTGCACCAAAAAAGTGCCTGATGCACAGTTAGAGTGCATTCGGCGTAGTTAAGTGCGCAGCTTGTGCATAAATAGCGCTCAGGGTGCGTAACTTAAGCATCATAAGGCTAACGAGAGCATGTAACGTGCAGTTAAATTATTTATTTAATCAGGTGCTTACTGGCAAAGCATCAATTTATGCCGCTAAAGCCTGCCGTTATGGTGCGATTCTTGCTGGGCGTTATCTTTTTCTTCGGTAAACAGCCCTATGGATAATATCGTTCAACCCGCCCGCGTTCCGCACACGCTGCTGGAAGATGCGCTGGCGCTGCTGTTCGGCACGCTGATGGTATCGTTTGGTGTGGTCATGTTAAAGCAGGCCGGCGCACTGACCGGTAGTACGGCAGGCATCGCTTTCCTGATCAGCTATCTGACCTCTTTTTCCTTTGGCACGCTGTTTTTTGTTATTAACCTGCCGTTCTACTGGCTGGCGGTAAAGCGCATGGGGTGGGCATTTACCACCAAAACTTTCTGCGCCGTCGCGCTGGTTTCACTCTTTACCCGGCTGCATCCACTTTTCATTCATTTTGACGCGCTTAACCCGTTTTATGCGACAGTGTTCGGTAACATTATTATGGGCGTTGGGTTTATTGTGTTGTTTCGTCATAAGGCCAGCCTGGGCGGCATCAATATTCTTGCCCTGTGGTTGCAGGATCGCTTTGGCATTCGTGCCGGTAAGCTGCAAATGGCGGTAGACAGCTGCGTGGTTTTGGCCTCATTGTTTGTGGTTTCGCTGCCGATGCTGGCGGCGTCAATCGCTGGCGCGCTGATGCTGAATTTGATTATCGCGATGAACCATCGGCCCGGGCGTTATGAAGTTTGAGCTGATAAAAGAGACTATCACTAGGGAGATTTACCGTGTTTCAGAAAGTTGATGCCTACGCTGGCGATCCGATTCTTACGTTAATGGAGACCTTCAGGCAGGATCCGCGCCCGCATAAGGTTAACCTGAGTATTGGCCTCTATTACAATGAGCAGGGCATTATTCCGCAACTCCAGGCGGTAGCCGAAGCGGAAGCGCGTCTGAATGCCCAACCGCAACAGGCATCACTCTATCTGCCGATGGATGGGCTGGCCAGCTATCGCCAGGCGATTGCACCGTTGCTGTTTGGCGCGCAGCACGCGGCGCTACAGGAAAAACGCATTGCAACGATTCAAACCGTGGGCGGTTCCGGCGCACTGAAAGTGGGGGCGGATTTCCTGAAGCGCTATTTCCCGCAGTCGCAGGTTTGGGTCAGCGATCCGACATGGGAAAACCATGTGGCGATCTTCGCGGGTGCCGGTTTTGATGTGCATACCTATCCCTGGTATGACGCGCAAACCAACGGCGTTAAGTTTGATGATTTTCTTGCCACGCTGAAGTCGCTTCCCGCTCAGAGCGTGGTGCTGCTGCATCCCTGCTGCCATAACCCGACCGGTGCCGATCTGACCAATGCGCAGTGGGATCGCGTTGTTGAAGCGTTGCAGGCGCAGCAGCTGATCCCTTTCCTGGATATTGCCTATCAGGGCTTCGGGGCCGGTATGGAAGAGGATGCCTATGCTATTCGCGCCATCGCCGCTGCGGGGATTTCGGCGCTGGTCAGCAACTCTTTCTCAAAAATCTTTTCGCTATACGGCGAACGCGTCGGCGGCCTGTCGGTGGTCTGTGCGGATACGGAAGAGGCGGCGCGGGTTCAGGGGCAGCTTAAGGCCACGGTGCGCCGCAACTACTCTTCACCGCCAAACTTTGGCGCTCAGGTCGTGGCCTGTGTGTTGAATGACGAAGCGCTGAAGGCCAACTGGCTGGCGGAAGTGGAAGCGATGCGTCTGCGTATTCTGGATATGCGCCAGGCGCTGGTAACGGCACTGAGCGCCGCGCTGCCCGGCAAAAACTTCGATTATCTGCTGAAACAGCGCGGCATGTTCAGCTATACCGGACTGAGCGCTCAGCAGGTCGATCGTCTGCGTGAAGAATTTGGCATTTACCTGATTCACAGCGGACGCATGTGCGTAGCGGGCCTGAATCGTAACAATGTTCATCAGGTCGCAGAAGCTTTCGCGGCAGTGATGTAAGCGCAGTAGTAAAAGGCGGTGCCAGCCGCCTTTTATCATTATTCCGTTGCCAGACTCCCCGCTTACCCGGCCATCGGGAAATGTAGCCTCTTCAGTACAGCATATTCCTCTTAAACACGCGCAATAACGAGGCGGCTAAAGCGAACCGTAACGTCCAGGCCATTAATAATTTTTATCTTTTGCAGGTTTACCTTTGCGCCACATGCTGCACACTTAACGGAGTCTTTTAAAAAGGAGTATGGCGTTATGTGGCACCAACAGACCCTGTCGCTGAGCGCAAAAGCGCGCGGCTTTCACCTGATTACCGATGAGATTATCGAACAATTGCCGGTAATGCGTGAAATCAATACCGGGCTACTGCATCTGCTGCTACAGCATACTTCCGCCTCACTAACGTTAAATGAGAATTGCGACCCCACAGTACGCAGCGATATGGAGCAGCATTTTATGCGGCAGGTGCCGGAAAATGCGCCTTACCAGCATGACTATGAGGGCGTGGATGATATGCCTGCGCACATTAAATCATCGCTGCTTGGCGTTTCGCTATTGCTGCCGGTTAACCGTGGGCGCCTGGTGTTAGGTACGTGGCAGGGCATCTGGCTGGGGGAACATCGCATACAGGGCGGTTCACGCCGCATTATCGCCACGCTGCAAGGAGAGTAAAAATGAATACGTCAGATCTGCTGTCATATTGTATGAGTAAAGCGGGCGCGGAACAGCGCGTCCACAGCGACTGGAAGGCAACGCAAATCCTGGCGGACGGCGTGCTATTTGCCATGGTGCATGAGCCAGAAGGGCGGCCGGCCGTATCGCTAAAAACCTCTCCGGCGCTGGCCGATCTACTGCGGCAGCAGCATGCCGACGTTTTTCCCAGTGCGCATTTGAACAAATCTCACTGGAGCACGCTTTATCTGGATGGCGGTTTGAAAGATTCGCAAATTTACTATCTGGTGGATGCGTCGCTACAGCAGGCGCTGGCGACCAAAGCGGCGGGAAATCATTAAACTGTCGCTGCGGACTGGCCGCAGCGACAAGATTTTTAGGCGGCAGATTCCTGACGCAGCGTATCAATATCGATAACAAAGCGGTATTTCACATCGCTTTTCAGCATACGTTCATAGGCTTCGTTAATCTGGTTCATGGCAATCAGCTCAATATCGGAAGTGATATTGTGCTTGCCGCAGAAATCGAGCATCTCCTGAGTTTCAGCGATGCCGCCAATCAGTGAGCCCGCCACGCTGCGACGTTTGAAAATCAGATCAAACACGTGTGGTGCCGGATGATCGTTTTCCGGTGCGCCAACCAGCGTCATATTACCATCGCGCTTCAGCAGGTTGATAAACGGATTAAGGTCGTGCTGCGCCGCAACGGTGTTCAGAATAAAGTCGAAGCTGTTAGCGTGCTGCGCCATCTGCTGTGGATCTTTAGAAATCACCACCTCATCAGCGCCCAGACGCTTGCCGTCTTCGATTTTAGACGGCGAAGTGGTAAACAGCACCACATGCGCGCCCAGGGCATGTGCCAGCTTTACGCCCATATGACCCAGACCGCCAAGGCCAACGATACCGACTTTTTTACCCGGACCCACGTTCCAGTGGCGCAGCGGGGACCAGGTGGTAATGCCAGCACACAGCAGTGGTGCTACGCCTGCCGGATCGAGGTTTTCCGGTACGCGCAGCACGAAATCTTCATGCACAACGAGGCTGGTGGA of Pantoea alhagi contains these proteins:
- the dinF gene encoding MATE family efflux transporter DinF codes for the protein MHFFSVTDKHLWRLALPMILSNITVPLLGLVDTAVIGHLDSPVYLGGVAVGTTATSFVFMLLLFLRMSTTGLTAQAFGANDKQALARALIQPLFIAIIAGIMFILLRGPLSALAAQLVGGSPAVLEQAQRFIHIRWLSAPATLANLVILGWLLGVQYARAPVILLIVGNLVNILLDLWFVIGLGWGVTGAAAATAIAEAITLLVGLGLVWHVLRLRQITFAHLKNGLKGDARRLLRLNRDIMLRSLLLQLCFASVTILGARMGSEVVAVNAVLLMFLSFTAYALDGFAYAVEAVSGEAFGARNSAKLRQVWIAACRQAGLVALLFAVGYALWGREIVSLLTSLPQLQVLADRYLPWQMLLPVVGVWCYLLDGMFIGATRGREMRNSMALAALGFGLTLLTVPQLGNHGLWLAVTVFLLLRGLTLGWVWHRYQRRGDWFTL
- the dnaB gene encoding replicative DNA helicase yields the protein MAGNKPTNKSNEVRDRQVEGLKLPPHSLEAEQSVLGGLMLDNERWDNVSERVVAEDFYSRPHRLIFSEMQRLLEASQPIDLITLSDSLEQRGELDMVGGFAYLAELSKNTPSAANINAYADIVRERAVVREMIAVANQIADAGYDPQGRSSEDLLDFAESNVFKIAEQRANKDEGPKNIEQILEATVSRIESLYQKPHDGVTGVDTGYQDLNKKTAGLQGSDLIIVAARPSMGKTTFAMNLCENAAMLHEKPVLIFSLEMPSEQIMMRMLASLSRVDQTRIRTGQLDDEDWARISGTMGILLEKKNIYIDDSSGLTPTEVRSRARRIFRENNGLSLIMIDYLQLMRVPSLSDNRTLEIAEISRSLKALAKELNVPVVALSQLNRSLEQRADKRPVNSDLRESGSIEQDADLIMFIYRDEVYHENSDMKGIAEIIIGKQRNGPIGTVRLTFNGQWSRFDNYAGPQYDDE
- the dusA gene encoding tRNA dihydrouridine(20/20a) synthase DusA; translated protein: MPQNSEISTALPDSVAKNSALFSSQRFSIAPMLDWTDRHCRYFHRQLTRNTLLYTEMVTTGAIIHGKGDYLAYNEAEHPVALQLGGSDPAALAQCAQLAQARGYDEINLNVGCPSDRVQNGRFGACLMGEAALVADCIKAMRDVVSIPVTVKTRIGIDDRDSYEFLCDFIGTVAQQGGCDTFIIHARKAWLSGLSPKENREIPPLDYPRVYQLKRDFPGLTMAINGGVKTLEEAQEHLRHLDGVMMGREAYQNPGLLAQVDRVLFGSTAPDADPVAVVRAMYPYIEHELAQGTYLGHVTRHMLGLFQGIPGARQWRRYLSENAHKPGAGIEVVEKALSLVADKMTAEV
- the zur gene encoding zinc uptake transcriptional repressor Zur, coding for MSVSPSQQILSQAEKICLQRNVRLTPQRLEVLRLMAEQNTAISAYDLLDLLRASEPQAKPPTIYRALDFLLEQGFIHRVESNNSYVVCHHFEEPRHTSAMLICDRCGTVSEQHAQGVETVLQLLSQQSGFSLRNSVIEAHGLCAGCKDVENCQHPENCTHDHSVTEKKRGR
- a CDS encoding Lrp/AsnC family transcriptional regulator, which encodes MAQLDDYDLKILTLLQANGRLTNQELSDLVGLSASQCSRRRIILEQGNLILGYHARVSPDAVGLGMIGLIEVRLINHTSDYVESFHRMVAEQSAIVDAYKTTGDADYLLKVAVNSLAELSALISELVAGHRSVSHVKTSVVLNRLKENGLTIAAPAPLHQKSA
- a CDS encoding conjugal transfer protein TraF produces the protein MTKKNIHSLKLSPAAVLVPLIFTSFSSLAAGSYFDARNDAMGGTGVASSNYTTAPLTNPALLTKGRAEDNVSVILPSVGVQISDKDKMVDKIDDVTDTVDRYQNVFDDFDAGDLLTDPAGALDVINNVRSASGDLANQLRDLRGNKADGSAGAAIVVAVPNETLPFAFVAKAYGTVHLHTDVAQSDIDYLDAVANGTRFPQAGDQYLLRSSATGVAAIVADYGIAVAHEFKIGEQAVSVGITPKLQQTRLYNYRASVYNFDKDKVTDSEYRTNDTGFNLDAGLSTDVGENWTFGLSAQNLISRDIETKEVNGYRDTYQIRPLVTAGAAWHTEKLTASLDVDATRTKRFKSQADSQYAGVGVEYRVLDWLQLRGGYHADMKSNDVNVVSAGFGISPFNNRVHLDLAGSVGEDDTWGAMAQLGFSF
- a CDS encoding quinone oxidoreductase — its product is MAKRIQIAQYGGPETLQWIDFNPSDPDDDEVQVENKAIGINYIDTYVRSGLYPVPELPSGIGTEAAGMVTKVGNRVTAIKPGDRVVYAQSALGAYSEIHNVHQDKIALLPDAISFEQAAASFLKGLTVHYLLRQTYEVQADEIFLFHAAAGGVGLIACQWAKALGAHLIGTVGSAEKARLAKDRGAWATINYREEDIAQRVSELTDGKKVRVVYDSVGKATWEASLNCLQRRGLMVSFGNASGPVTGVNLAILNQKGSLYLTRPSLNGYITTRDELQRASNDLFSMLASGAIKVDVPESQRFPLREAQRAHTQLENRATQGSSLLIP
- a CDS encoding CsbD family protein: MNRDEAGGNWKQFKGKMKEKWGKLTDDDMTVIEGKRDQLVGKIQERYGYAKDEAEKEVSDWETNNRDHRW